A single region of the Selenomonas sp. oral taxon 920 genome encodes:
- a CDS encoding type II toxin-antitoxin system RelE/ParE family toxin: MQYRVDVSSQAAADLRNLFRYISDVLRAPENAYAQLARLGKQIGSLAELPMRFRAYPKNFAGYPQVRIMPVDHFEVFYTADTGQETVAILRVIYGGRDIDRAFME; the protein is encoded by the coding sequence ATGCAGTATCGGGTTGATGTTTCATCTCAGGCGGCGGCAGACCTTAGAAATCTCTTTCGATATATTTCGGATGTTTTGCGGGCACCGGAGAATGCATATGCACAGCTTGCGCGGCTTGGGAAACAGATCGGCAGTCTCGCAGAACTGCCGATGCGATTTCGCGCATATCCGAAAAACTTTGCGGGATACCCACAAGTCCGCATTATGCCGGTGGATCATTTCGAGGTGTTCTACACGGCAGACACAGGGCAGGAAACCGTTGCCATCCTTCGTGTCATCTATGGCGGACGAGATATTGATCGTGCATTTATGGAATAG
- a CDS encoding RsiV family protein yields the protein MHTKTFLSALLSALLLCAPLSAAEGVLNDRTEKHTRPPQSLADVQDRAARDWSRSVEPPVSWLTVEDHVLTVYDTNEVKAYRAVYPEIALVDDDSSPLAKVFREWSAEQSMSAWHSSIRTASEEARRDGYELPFYYSDITPISRWGRVDEQLVSFFMEGSSYAGGAHPIAHVDAYTFDRKTGRQIALDEIVTNRTLLIAAIEAAFQTQYPAAVERDFPHGVMEALLMQHPSEKGLSSFCWYMAADGSLVIYYPDSVLASYAAGAFTLTIARQDAPRLFTAAYPME from the coding sequence ATGCATACCAAAACGTTTTTATCCGCTCTCCTGTCTGCCCTCCTTCTCTGTGCGCCTCTCTCGGCGGCAGAAGGTGTCCTGAATGACCGAACGGAGAAGCACACGCGGCCGCCGCAGTCCCTAGCGGACGTGCAGGACAGGGCGGCGCGGGACTGGTCACGCTCCGTAGAACCCCCTGTCTCGTGGCTCACTGTCGAGGATCATGTCCTGACGGTCTACGACACAAACGAGGTCAAAGCTTACCGCGCCGTCTATCCCGAGATTGCGCTCGTGGATGATGACAGCTCACCGCTGGCAAAGGTATTTAGAGAGTGGTCTGCGGAGCAGAGCATGAGCGCATGGCACAGCTCGATCCGTACCGCCAGCGAGGAAGCACGCAGGGACGGGTACGAGCTCCCCTTCTATTACAGCGACATCACGCCGATCTCGCGGTGGGGACGGGTGGATGAGCAGCTCGTCTCGTTCTTTATGGAGGGGTCATCCTATGCGGGCGGCGCACATCCCATCGCCCATGTCGATGCGTATACCTTTGATCGGAAAACGGGGCGGCAAATTGCACTCGATGAGATTGTCACGAACCGAACGCTCCTGATCGCCGCCATCGAGGCGGCATTCCAAACGCAGTATCCCGCAGCAGTGGAGCGGGATTTCCCGCACGGTGTCATGGAGGCGCTGCTCATGCAGCATCCGTCAGAGAAGGGGCTTTCGTCATTCTGCTGGTACATGGCAGCGGACGGGAGTCTCGTGATCTACTACCCGGACTCCGTGCTCGCCTCCTACGCAGCGGGTGCATTCACCCTCACGATTGCACGACAGGATGCACCGCGCCTCTTTACTGCGGCGTATCCGATGGAATAG
- a CDS encoding type II toxin-antitoxin system RelB/DinJ family antitoxin, with the protein MATVSAQIRIDADVKAQSMALFQNLGLDLSTAVNVFLRQCLIHRGLPFSVKESEATRPLHRADLSEAELERELEKGLEDLAAGRVRPAEEVFAEIMEGHHAVSG; encoded by the coding sequence ATGGCAACCGTATCCGCACAGATCCGCATTGATGCCGACGTCAAGGCGCAGTCGATGGCACTCTTCCAGAACCTCGGGCTCGATCTCTCCACCGCCGTCAACGTATTCCTGCGCCAGTGCCTCATTCATCGCGGGCTGCCGTTCAGCGTGAAGGAATCGGAGGCGACACGTCCGCTTCATCGTGCCGATCTCAGTGAGGCAGAACTCGAACGCGAACTGGAAAAGGGGCTGGAAGACCTTGCGGCGGGCAGAGTCCGTCCGGCGGAGGAAGTTTTTGCGGAGATTATGGAGGGACATCATGCAGTATCGGGTTGA
- a CDS encoding response regulator transcription factor — protein sequence MIKVLLVDDQKILLEGLAKILAPLPDIEVIGTCTLSELAEEACLRLRPNLVLMDICMEGRTSGIQICERLKATFPSLRIILMTGMQEIAFLDWAKEAGANSFIHKESSGEAFASCIRATMEGAQIYPDICGTPSFGCTDAQLTSRELEILQRICRNMSYEEIAEDLGIKKRTVSFHISNMLVKTGHKNVIGLAVEATEKGYTSIHS from the coding sequence ATGATTAAAGTTCTTCTCGTAGACGATCAAAAAATACTCCTCGAGGGACTGGCGAAGATCCTCGCGCCTCTGCCCGACATCGAAGTCATCGGCACCTGTACGCTCTCAGAGCTTGCGGAGGAGGCATGTCTGCGGCTGCGTCCCAATCTCGTCCTCATGGACATCTGTATGGAGGGGCGCACGAGCGGCATACAGATCTGCGAACGCCTGAAGGCCACCTTCCCCTCCCTGCGCATTATTCTCATGACGGGGATGCAGGAGATCGCCTTCCTCGACTGGGCGAAGGAGGCGGGCGCGAACAGCTTCATCCACAAGGAATCCTCGGGCGAGGCATTCGCCTCCTGTATCCGCGCTACGATGGAAGGCGCACAAATCTATCCGGATATCTGCGGCACCCCCTCCTTTGGATGCACGGACGCCCAGCTGACGAGCCGCGAGCTCGAGATCCTGCAGCGCATCTGCCGCAACATGAGCTATGAGGAAATCGCCGAGGATCTCGGCATCAAGAAGCGCACGGTGAGCTTTCACATCAGCAATATGCTCGTCAAGACCGGCCACAAGAACGTCATCGGCCTTGCGGTGGAAGCAACGGAAAAGGGCTATACGAGCATCCACAGCTAA